A segment of the Anoplolepis gracilipes chromosome 14, ASM4749672v1, whole genome shotgun sequence genome:
CATAACATGATCTTTAACTAGATGATTATAATCCTCGGAAGAAGTAaagtcttgaattttttttaaaggtaCGTTTAATGATATATCGACCCGAGGGAATTCTATTTCAATATTGTCTGTACATATTTCATAGAATGTTAGCGTGGTACGAAGATTTAAACTGGCTGCCACAACTTTTTTCCCGTACATCTCTGCATGCTCGCCGCATAAGGTAATCTTGCCGGGTGCCGAAATTGTGAATGCATTCATACTTTTTTGCAAATCAAAATCTCTAGTTCGCGAGAAAAATGACGTAGtattttatcgttaaaatttcaatcCAGTCCGTAACTCTTAAAGACAGGTATAATATAAGCacgaaaaatgtatttatatgtaacgTAATGAAGGTCAGGGAATAAtatgtgttttttataaattgatgacGCGTAACGTCTCGGTTatgtacgataaaaataacttgtcATTAGtacgttattaaattatgtcgaCACATAAGAAACGCacttaaattttatcagattCTAATTCTTTTTGAATGTTTTAATTAGCTAAAGCGTCTGTCACAATTCGTCCTCGCACTTCTTCTTTCAAGTTTCCACGCACAGTCTAAACgcaatacatttattattaaaactttatatcatAAACTAAAAGAGAAATCACTTACGATAAAAGTTATTTGAGAACGTTCGTTATATGTATGCCACACGGTGTTTATGTTTCGTGTTGTACAAGCAGCATCTCAACTGTAACTGATTTCGTCTCATCATAACAGCCGAATATGTGAACCAAAATATTGACTACAAAGTCGAAGCTTTGAATGCTTTAACGAAGAGCcatgataaaaattagaaatgtttACACGTAATGTGACATgacatattttatgcaatattacagTTAAACAAATTGTCACTACTTAAATTACATTGACACAATATACATGGTATTTCATTGTCGTAGTTTTACAcacagtatttatatatatatatatatatacacaattacgTGTGTTTGATTGTGTAAAAGTTTATGCGGCatgtatagtaaaaatattgttttgacCGACATATGTATCATAAAACGCAGTactaattatatcataaattatattgtttaatataatataattatgtaattttaatgtagaaaaatatgagCAACGCtatcgttattttataaatcgcattgtttaattattcgattaaataaaGTGTATCACTAATTCCGGTTCAAAAGTTAAAATCTAGagcaaaattatgatatttctttttattaactttatttataaatagatgaTATTTgaacgtataaaattttaatttataaaagaaataaaggcaaaaaataaatatattttaatttatttctactgACTTGTATCTTTACGTAaaggatataattataacttatataaataaagcataAATATCTATGTTATATAGTAATTTACATAAgtgtatgtattatgtaataatatagatatttttcacatattatgatgtattaataatagactGTTTATTGTTATCTAACAATGCGATAACATTCATATAGGTATTTATTCAGacacatattttatctctgttaaaattccttttttattacaattatatttaataaaggtgttaaaaacaagaaaacgtaaataattttcttgcaaaattaattttttacaaatagttTTTACTTATATCATTATACTTGCTTTCgataatgtacataatatttgattgataaaatatgtcaaaaaattttctgatatattttgatttttcttttttatcttgtgaatcatttttttttacgaataaaaaaatctgctgTTCATCttgatgaaaatttatgtaagaTTAAACAGTAAagcagaaaattaaatctgtgtactttatagatatttattagatttgtgaaaaaatatgtttacacacaacatgaataaaaaattgagattgtATTTATTACTCCTCTTCttcattctatataaattagagaACGTAACGTTGGCTTTgtatgacaaaaataattcaatatgttctcgaatttatatttaaaaaaatgctaattttaatcgaattttaGTTCCTTTTTATTGTTATCGAAATAACCGTAATTTGTTCTTGCTTAGTCTTTTAAagctacacacacacaaatctGAGTgataacttattttaaataataaaactttatattaaagaattaaaatacagaGCATAATATAAGTTGTCCGAAGAACGTCCCACAAGACAGAATTTATCTTTTCCCATGTTATCTTTCGCGTTTCGGTCTCGTAACTGATTTCATTTCAACAGTCTTCTAAATGcacaaatcaaataataaatatcaaatagaaTCAATATTCAAAGTCACAGTTTTTTAATGCCGTAATCAAAAGTTACTCCaacttatatatgtacatataatcatGTTTATTTgtacacatataattacatattagtacacattataattagaaaataataaaatatatcatttataattaacaaatagatCATTATcttaattgcatttataaaacatatatatgtgatatttgCACGTCACATTTtcgcaaaatatgtatacaatatgtatcacgactaaaaattatactttgtttatcaatatgtatattcgagatctaaagtaaaattcagtacttttatttttttcaattatattgtaaaattcacttaattttgaagtaaaaaataaatagcttcttttttttttattttacaaatcacATTTatgcataaagtatataattcgACAAATGACATGTATCACAAATTTTGGCGAGAGAATTTTCGAAGCAGAataatcttttctcttttcattaatttttttatgaacagATAAGTCTTCAGTTAATAAAACTGGAGACAATAAACTAGAATAGAAACAAATACCTTTTGTACTTTATCTCTTGTTACTTattccataattttaattgtaataattataatttacgtcGTAGTAATACTGTCATATAGAATAGTATtgtcatataataatgttgcgatacattttccatattatcatataagtattattaacttaaaaatatagctTGCatcttttcaattaataatgcaataattcgtacgttaatattttgttaataattattacatacatttgtaTGCTAATAATTCATTAGTAACAAACCTATACCTTCCTCTTATTATGTCTATCTATTTAtgatttccatttttttattaacacattgaataatgatgttaaaattaacaaaacacAGGTAAATTCTTGTagcaatttatacattaaataaaaattaatcgtttCAATGTCATCTCActcgtatttaataatatatcaaatataccgAAAGTAATTTTCATTCTGCACTAATAAGAaatgcttttataatttatcttgtaTTTCTAAGACTATAcgataattaatcataaatattcaaatgtttCATATCTAATACATCTCTTATTTCtaagataaataatcataaacgtataaaatgtttcatatatcgcgcttataaattatatagcgttattacaaaataaaaaagtaaaaagtattaaattattgtttactgcgatgtttaaaaaaaaaagaattattaaatagaagCAATTATTAAATCACTTAATAAGCTTTGTCTTTTTTAGACCGACGTACGCTTTTAAGTCACATAGCAATAATTTGCAGCCACGCATCGAGTAGCCCGTATGTACTAATGAACAATACTTATTAAGTAAaacttatttgatattttttttgttgttgaTCAAAACGACAACGCGACATTGTCGTTTTGATCAACTTAAACATTCAAAGTAGAGTGAGATGGCATacgaagaaattaatattcttcgacttattatgttacaaaaatattcagtTATTTCTAACTTTTGACCTTATAATTCAAAACATTAGTAAATTTACGAACCTTAAACAACGGAATATGTTAAACacaattgcatatttttcatcttttttcattaaaaattccaCAGTAATTAAGTAGAAAACTTTCTAATGtcttgtcatattttttatatttattattactattattattatatttattaattatttatatatataattataattgataattttaatataaatcaatccTTACTCCATCACAATTCACGCTGGTTCTTGTGACAGCAAAACCCTCCATTATTAAATCGTCTGAAATATTCCTGCTACTTTCTATTGAATCTTCATGTATATTCAGTGGTAACAGAATGCATGCATGTCCAAGACCTGAGAGTTTTTCCATATATCCATAATTTTGTGCAATTGTGTATATAGTATGTAACTGATCATTTGACAAACCTAAGTCAGAAAGTAAAAGTTGATTTACCCAAAACAATCTCTGTAAAGCataaagaaatcaaaattaaaaaacaatattatttttatcagataattatgtatttgtataaatatattaatattttaaattgcattacataaaagtatatttaacaaaGGAATATCAAAGTTCTCAAAAAACATTCTTACTGCaaataacacatataattttgttagttGCTGCAAATTGTTATTTCTGTGGTAATTGCTCATTTCATGTAACGTGTGATAAGTCATTATTGATGCAGTGTTTATTAGATCCAACAAATGATTAGTGTTCGCAGAATTAGTATGTTTCATTTTCGCTATTTGCAGCATCGGTGCATATTTATTTGGACGAATTTTTgagtcaattaataaaatatctattgttAGCGACgtatgcaaaaatttataataattggttGGATGTTGGCAAcgaaataacattatttctcCAAATGCGCACACAAGTTGATCAATCATACATGCGTAGTCTATTTCATCCTCCTCACACGCCATGACTAAttgcacaatttttaataattcatcgttATCAAAATCATTGTTGTAATTACCCTTTTGTAAACGCGACCAATGTAGAAAGCATCCCGCGAGACATACCGCGAACGATGTCGAACTGCCAAAACCAGCATTCATCGGTAATTGCGTGGTCACGTGCACGTGAAAAGGTCTTATATCGAAATTTTCGGATTTAGAGGACCAAAGAAGtaggaaaagaaatatttgtaaactaTGTTTCTGTTCGTATGTACTCCACATACCGTTTGAAGTGATGAAAAATTGCACATGCTCCAGTAATCGCCGAGTATTGTTACACCGCAAATTTAAATCTTCgtcataaaaaaagtttagaattTGTTCTATAGGTAAAATCAATGATAGTTTGACATCGGGGAACTTTATGTTAATGTTTTCATCAGGTAGTTCGGAGAATGTGAGCGTGGTACGAAGATTTAAGCCAGctgttataacatttttttcatacatctTCGTGTGTTCTCCGGATAAGAATATTCTGCCCGGAGCGGAAACTTTAAATTTGGCCATATCtttttacgaataaaaaagtttgctCGTCCAAAAAATTGATACAACGTTGAATAATAAAGCGCAGAACATTAAATTTGTGATGTAGCtcttatagatatttattagaactgccgaaaaatatagttacgtaactattatatatatttattataaatatatatacgtaaatatgtttatgtgtaaataaaaacactaAAAGATAATGTCACTCCTTTTTGTTCTATATACATAAGTTAGAGAtgcgtaaataaaataattcgtcGTCAGTATATGTTgtcaaatttatctttataatgcgaatgtttatatttaatcaagttCTCGTTCTTTCTTACTGTTATTGAAAGAGCCAGGAATTGTCTTTGTTTCTTTCAAAAGTTTACACACAagtctaaataatatatattttaagtattaaaactGTATTATAGACTAAATAGAGAGCACATGTTGTCCGAGAACGTTCGTCACCACAATACACAGTTTAGGTTTCCCCGTGTTATACCAATCCCGCGTTTCGGTCGTGACTGATTTCATGTCAACAATAATAGCGCTTCGAAGGTGCGAGCCTAAATCTGTCGCaatttcacaatatatatatatatatatatatatatatatatatatatatatatatatatatatataatttgtattacaattaaaaattacactttGTCGTTAATCAATACATAATTAAGATgcatagtaaaataatacaatatttatatagtttaatatattttaataaaataattttgacgtAAAAGATAAATAGCACTAGCTTTgttattttacagatatgCATTTGTATGTAAATCATAATTCACATACAAGTAGTATGTGTCATAAACTCCACCTGGAGAATGTGAGGACAGGatattcttatcttttttaattagctTTCTTATAAGCAAATCAAGTCTTTAATCTATAATactgaaaataatgaaataaaataaaattatatttttttatttccatttataattttaattgtaataaattataatttatgtcatagtatattgttatatagtAGTCCTAATAgtaatatagttatttttacaattaataagttaataattcatatgttaattttgaactattattttctgcgatgcttaacaaaattattaagtaaaagtcACTCAATCAGATTTGTTTCGTAGACGAACGTATATTCATAACTCACACATTGGATAGCATGTATAGTCACTAATAGACATAGAAAATATTaccaattaatattaatttattatatttaatttattacataatatattatattaatatcaatataatataatatattaatattattaatatgtaactaatgttattaatgtttgttataaattaatattattttaaatattttctgtctTTATAATAGCCTCGCACACTATCAACCACGctacaaatataaacaatgtTAAAACAGTATAAACTACAGTGATTAAATCATCATCTTGGCGTGATATTGTTGTTTGATCAATTTATACGAAATGGAataatatacgaaaaaaaaatattttcgaacgtgtaaaataaaattatgcaatgcTTTTTCAGGTTTGATTTCATAATTCAGTACAATGCCAGTAAGGGACAATAAACCTTAAGtaacagaatatattaaacaaaactgCACATTGATATTTACTCTTCATGACTTAAAATGCTATAGTAATTAAGTTAGTAATCTTgtcacattttttacatttatttagttatatttgtttttttgtactttttatttcattataatcgataattttaatcatcaaTTCTCACTCCATTGCAACTCACGTTGGTCAACGTAACATTAAAACCCTGTGCTATTAACTGTGTTGAAAGATTCGTGACTCGTTTCTGTGGAATGTTCGGtggtaacaaaatatatacaaatccACCTCCACCAAAACCTGTAAGTTTTCCcacgaatttataatttcttacaatagAGCAAATAATATCCAAGTTGGAATGCgacatattaaaatcaaagagCATATCTTGATACATTCTAATGAagatctgtaaaaaaataaaaaatctaaattagaataaagaaaactaCATTGTTTTCaccacataattatatatttgtaaatctttttaaGTAAACATTACACAAAAGTATGTgacaaagttaaattattattcatgaaaaagaagaaaaaatgaaaaaaaaatatacttgtaaTACTGCGAACGAATTATTTCGttgaagtaaatttttatgattaatagcTATTTCCTGAAGCAGTGACCAAATCTCTAGCGATATTTCATCGATTCTATCCAAACAGTCGTTGACGTCTTTGAAACGAGAATGTTTCAGCTTTGCCATTTGCTGTACCTGTTTATACTTATTCCGGTAAATTTTTGAGTCGATCAACAGAATCTTTATTTCCGGCGCTTCTACGTATGCAGCGATATAATTTTCTGGATctctgtacatatatttaaatacttggTCAAATGTACACACTTCGTTATCTATCATAAAATCTGTCATATAGCGTTGTATAACTTGCTCGCAGAGTGATGCGTACGTCGAAATGTCTTCTAAGTCATTGTCTTCGAATGCATCGTGAGTACCATAGGCTTGCAGACGCGCCCAATGTAGAAAGCACGCTGCGAGACAAACCGCGAACGATGTCGAGCTGCCAAGACCAGCGTCGATAGTTAATTGCGTGGTCAAGTGTACGTGAAAAGGTTTCACTTTGAGTTTCTCATAATGACCAATACGGAAAagcaagaaaaagaatatttgtaagCTAAATTTCTGCGCGTATGTGCTCCACATACCATTTGAagtgataaaatattgcacTTGCTTAAGcaacaagattttatttttcagtattCTGTCAACATTATtgatagaaaagaaatttcgaAGTGTTTCCCAAGATACATTCAACGATACGTCGACATCAGGGAagtctattttaataaaatcgtcCGACTTGTTAATTAATTCGACAAATTTAAGTGTCGTACGAAGATTTAAGCTGCCCACTACAACACGTTTTCCATACATCGCCACGTGTTCTCCGCTTAAGCAAATTCTACCTGGTGCGGAAATCTTaaatttgatcattttttttttgcaaataaaaatatctgctcttcaaagaaaattaatgttttattaatttttttaatattattaattaatgttttattaattagagcGCAGAAAGTTAAATTTGCGTGCcgtataacttttatatttattagaaacacGAAAAAATGAATTCATGTAATGTGAAGATCAacagataatatttatctgttCTTTTCGttctgtataatttataaatacatattgtcagttatatatgacaaaagtaacttgttattaaattgatatacatGTAAGAGGAATGTAATTTCAATTCGATCAAGTTCTCGTTCTTTGCCCTCTTTCGTTATCAGcagattaattgtaaatagatTTCTTCCTTCAAGACTCTACACTCAAGATTAAATGATATacgtttcaattattaattataaatttttaaatcagacaaaagatgaaaaatacaaataatgaaaattattcaaaaacttTCTTTATCACACACAAGACAGTATTTAACTTTGTGTATTATTCTGTGTATTGTTTCACGTCTTAGTCATAACTGATTTTGTCGgaatgtaataataacagGATTCTAAAGTTATGATTCTAAACATAAACtacaatgtcaaatttttttaacgttttaataacagatcattaaaatatatatacttatacgcAGAATTTATAAGAAGAACACTGCTTTCGATGTCATAAACAAATTGTCATTATCTTCTTCACGTTGATacatttaagataatattttatataatacaatatatgtataataaatgcacatatgtttttattaactttcttTACAAATAAACAAAACTTTGGTCTATAAAACTTAAGGTTAAGAAAATGCAACAAAATAGAGACTCTTTCTTCCAAGCATTACGTAAGTCTAtaacaaatttacaatatagtagtagaatagtttagtatatattagtataaattattcttacattatcaggtattattattattattagcgcgaaaaaaatattttgttgtcattttttctattcaatacaaaacgataatttatatattgtatttatattatttatgtaattgtttatatatttataaactatatatatatatatatatatatatatatatatttataaaataatttttattatatattcaacgaTCTCTTTGTTTTCCTCGTCAAAATTCCTGTTTCTTCATCGCAATCACAttgaatgataatattataaataaaaagacatgagaatttctttctcacaaaatatatgaaaatatattgatttttgcaTACGCTTTACTCGGGTTTGATTTTAGCGAAAATGAGTGAAATAtaccaaaaaattattttctttgttactttttttgttatattaataaatgcatatataattaatttatatctgtactctatttctatatatatgcccagaaataaatcatataacaattaatcaagatatacaactatttattaatcaaaaaataaaaaaatctttcattagctattattaagtaaatgaTAGAGGTAGTTTAGGTAATTgggtaatattttattgcatgtaCAGATGAAAAACGGGACAACGTCGCTTGATCAATCTAATACTTTCAAAATGAGATGACATACGAAGTAagctttttttacaataaaaatattaacaatattcaaATTCGGATGCGACAAACCTAGATAACATAGCATctgttgatttaaataaatgtaaatttgtaaatatttaaaaaatctaaattaaaaaattatttagctaTCAACGGATAATAATCCACCtgagatttttataaacactacttaaaaatatacataataaaatatcaaagatcACTAAAGAAAAGACTTACTTTTAATACTTCGTACGACTGTTGTAATTCCAAAAGATTTCTATCTCGGTAATTATGCTTAATTGCATCAAGTATGCAATGAGTCCGCTTTGTTATGTTGTGGATACTTTCCAAAATCATATTGACGGATCGGCGAAAGCGGAACATCATATGCGCCATTTTATTGACCTGTTCGTCTTTATTCTGGCGCAATTTCGAGTCGATCAGTAGAATCTTCATTTTCGGTACCTCTACGATCGTACTATTGTAGAGCCTTTTGCCTCCGTATCGAAATCTCACCATGTTACCAA
Coding sequences within it:
- the LOC140673574 gene encoding mevalonate kinase-like isoform X1 — its product is MIKFKISAPGRICLSGEHVAMYGKRVVVGSLNLRTTLKFVELINKSDDFIKIDFPDVDVSLNVSWETLRNFFSINNVDRILKNKILLLKQVQYFITSNGMWSTYAQKFSLQIFFFLLFRIGHYEKLKVKPFHVHLTTQLTIDAGLGSSTSFAVCLAACFLHWARLQAYGTHDAFEDNDLEDISTYASLCEQVIQRYMTDFMIDNEVCTFDQVFKYMYRDPENYIAAYVEAPEIKILLIDSKIYRNKYKQVQQMAKLKHSRFKDVNDCLDRIDEISLEIWSLLQEIAINHKNLLQRNNSFAVLQIFIRMYQDMLFDFNMSHSNLDIICSIVRNYKFVGKLTGFGGGGFVYILLPPNIPQKRVTNLSTQLIAQGFNVTLTNVSCNGVRIDD
- the LOC140673574 gene encoding mevalonate kinase-like isoform X2, with product MIKFKISAPGRICLSGEHVAMYGKRVVVGSLNLRTTLKFVELINKSDDFIKIDFPDVDVSLNVSWETLRNFFSINNVDRILKNKILLLKQVQYFITSNGMWSTYAQKFSLQIFFFLLFRIGHYEKLKVKPFHVHLTTQLTIDAGLGSSTSFAVCLAACFLHWARLQAYGTHDAFEDNDLEDISTYASLCEDPENYIAAYVEAPEIKILLIDSKIYRNKYKQVQQMAKLKHSRFKDVNDCLDRIDEISLEIWSLLQEIAINHKNLLQRNNSFAVLQIFIRMYQDMLFDFNMSHSNLDIICSIVRNYKFVGKLTGFGGGGFVYILLPPNIPQKRVTNLSTQLIAQGFNVTLTNVSCNGVRIDD
- the LOC140673097 gene encoding uncharacterized protein isoform X3, which produces MAKFKVSAPGRIFLSGEHTKMYEKNVITAGLNLRTTLTFSELPDENINIKFPDVKLSLILPIEQILNFFYDEDLNLRCNNTRRLLEHVQFFITSNGMWSTYEQKHSLQIFLFLLLWSSKSENFDIRPFHVHVTTQLPMNAGFGSSTSFAVCLAGCFLHWSRLQKGLSNDQLHTIYTIAQNYGYMEKLSGLGHACILLPLNIHEDSIESSRNISDDLIMEGFAVTRTSVNCDGKTVEMKSVTRPKRER
- the LOC140673097 gene encoding mevalonate kinase-like isoform X1 produces the protein MAKFKVSAPGRIFLSGEHTKMYEKNVITAGLNLRTTLTFSELPDENINIKFPDVKLSLILPIEQILNFFYDEDLNLRCNNTRRLLEHVQFFITSNGMWSTYEQKHSLQIFLFLLLWSSKSENFDIRPFHVHVTTQLPMNAGFGSSTSFAVCLAGCFLHWSRLQKGNYNNDFDNDELLKIVQLVMACEEDEIDYACMIDQLVCAFGEIMLFRCQHPTNYYKFLHTSLTIDILLIDSKIRPNKYAPMLQIAKMKHTNSANTNHLLDLINTASIMTYHTLHEMSNYHRNNNLQQLTKLYVLFARLFWVNQLLLSDLGLSNDQLHTIYTIAQNYGYMEKLSGLGHACILLPLNIHEDSIESSRNISDDLIMEGFAVTRTSVNCDGKTVEMKSVTRPKRER
- the LOC140673574 gene encoding mevalonate kinase-like isoform X3, which encodes MIKFKISAPGRICLSGEHVAMYGKRVVVGSLNLRTTLKFVELINKSDDFIKIDFPDVDVSLNVSWETLRNFFSINNVDRILKNKILLLKQVQYFITSNGMWSTYAQKFSLQIFFFLLFRIGHYEKLKVKPFHVHLTTQLTIDAGLGSSTSFAVCLAACFLHWARLQAYGTHDAFEDNDLEDISTDPENYIAAYVEAPEIKILLIDSKIYRNKYKQVQQMAKLKHSRFKDVNDCLDRIDEISLEIWSLLQEIAINHKNLLQRNNSFAVLQIFIRMYQDMLFDFNMSHSNLDIICSIVRNYKFVGKLTGFGGGGFVYILLPPNIPQKRVTNLSTQLIAQGFNVTLTNVSCNGVRIDD
- the LOC140673097 gene encoding mevalonate kinase-like isoform X2 → MAKFKVSAPGRIFLSGEHTKMYEKNVITAGLNLRTTLTFSELPDENINIKFPDVKLSLILPIEQILNFFYDEDLNLRCNNTRRLLEHVQFFITSNGMWSTYEQKHSLQIFLFLLLWSSKSENFDIRPFHVHVTTQLPMNAGFGSSTSFAVCLAGCFLHWSRLQKGNYNNDFDNDELLKIVQLVMACEEDEIDYACMIDQLVCAFGEIMLFRCQHPTNYYKFLHTSLTIDILLIDSKIRPNKYAPMLQIAKMKHTNSANTNHLLDLINTASIMTYHTLHEMSNYHRNNNLQQLTKLYVLFAVCQMISYILYTQLHKIMDIWKNSQVLDMHAFCYH